Proteins from a single region of Bacteroidota bacterium:
- a CDS encoding S8 family serine peptidase produces the protein MRLRYILFNLLLFAFSSFAPAQSPRGFASSDSIYQRTNDPGEAVSPSDESVLFQTGTASGAPTIRSFKPGSKVISLAKGDSTLQTFGISSDDMVNVIVEFTAPPISILHNLREKFPAPRLQSAVSSIQGNHDQFRSDFQRITSSPPQKSRSTFADHTSTIRYEYSTALNGVALTAPRWALDVIRKLPYVKTISEDGTVTAFDDSSNALIEAPQLWSTYGLHADSIDIGIIDTGIDYLHEALGAGPIPNGKVVGGYDFVNNDNDPMDDNGHGTHVAGIAAGYGPPPLNLRGVAFGAHLWAFKCLNESGQGLFSQIIAGVNLALDPDNNPSTPTPISVLNLSIGGSGNPNDALSHAIDNATTGGVVCAVAAGNSGSGYYTINSPGCARKALTVGAVNNTDVIAFFSSRGPSSLLFAIKPDLLAPGYPINSAKLGGGYLLESGTSMATPHVAGAAALMRELHPAWTAEEIKASLMNTAHDDSYDVWTQGTGRMDVFHAAQESVVVSPATLSFGSDITTLNNWTVKETLQIYNSTTLPEIFQLSLQSATPGGVSISLSPSTVAVPIDDSASVVVTLTVDNTLYPYPTSYPPAYINKVIVQSTLTSEHLTVPCAFVKSPIFNLSFDVPPTLVIIHNNRDTAFFSVAFSNLIGTGLSLLVPVDTYDVATYFYVDSQMVITEGVYVGGFTTVSIHSTDATHLLTLRMLDVNGNEITRKRTELESIVSRRSRFGVSLFGPQNHTRRYISNLSTNYIYELSAIPEFFNGQNYIYEFPYVVSNGVSTDLTVQNNPSDFKRVDYRFKVPSATNKLYLSSIFSSPSFGLGTTVGTLSPPFNLAAYYLPTPREENFPYATHWLTRNTLDIINNLLHRTGYSSISQPDTMKFTWSTTGYYSGSSQFVSNRNKFQDALGITAPMWGGKVINLGTQFDVQVATDSYFINALGDRTAGPFTYSLSTNGVPLDSGVIQNMPRYHLDTLLTVPGGPYEFNVFFNQFNVGARQAIAAARMKGNSNNQGTILPRFKKLQFLRNGELPDSLPVNQLAVVPKADQGLDSVGVWYRRSSNPVWIPLSLSTHDSTYLAALPETLSVGYYSARVRITDNASNVMDYDLEPGFAIPGTLVDKTDLVYDTIHVGCRQTKTISIQNLRFLGDVHVQSIVSDDSDFVLPGGSSAFITASESLNVAVTFSPLTEGEKHGNIIFTIDGIATPETVHVSGVGGGPGSEINVSATLGTRWQLISVPVDAYCRYVMPVLFGFRGTYLIKDTLNPGEGYWKYLGDTMFIFTGQPITTDTIQAYQGWNLIGAISYGVPTVTLSSIPDGMISSRVFGYTAEGYFKPDSILPGHGYWVKVGANCKLVLTRQPEGALPKPAQADQLAGASSITITDAAGRSRSLYFGHKSGFPADQRIFELPPNPPDGAFDVRYATNRECEIIGDREARTLPIRILSAEYPITVRWDVNSGDVLAVLNISGQKIHLGQSGHTVVNSPADTLMLKISGESRIPKTFALDPNHPNPFNPQTVVPYQLPVDSRVDLRIFNALGEEVVTLAHGEEPAGFKSATWNATNVATGVYFCRLQAVSLADPARTFTKVQKLVLIR, from the coding sequence GTGAGGCTTCGGTACATTTTGTTCAATCTGCTTCTTTTTGCTTTCAGCTCTTTTGCTCCCGCCCAGTCGCCCCGTGGATTTGCGTCGTCCGATTCGATTTACCAACGGACCAACGACCCGGGCGAAGCGGTATCCCCTTCGGATGAGAGTGTTCTTTTTCAGACCGGAACCGCATCGGGCGCTCCCACCATCAGGTCGTTCAAGCCGGGATCAAAAGTCATCTCGCTCGCCAAAGGGGACAGCACGCTCCAGACATTCGGTATTTCGAGCGATGATATGGTCAACGTGATTGTGGAGTTCACCGCGCCCCCGATCAGCATTCTCCACAATCTGAGGGAGAAATTCCCGGCGCCCCGGTTACAGTCGGCAGTTTCGTCCATCCAAGGCAACCACGATCAGTTCAGGTCCGACTTTCAGCGGATCACCTCGAGCCCGCCGCAAAAATCAAGATCGACTTTTGCGGATCATACCTCGACCATCCGCTACGAATACTCGACTGCCCTGAATGGCGTCGCTCTGACCGCCCCGCGGTGGGCGCTGGATGTAATCAGAAAACTCCCCTACGTCAAAACGATCAGCGAAGACGGAACGGTCACAGCCTTCGACGACTCCAGCAACGCCCTGATCGAAGCGCCGCAGCTCTGGAGTACGTACGGCCTGCATGCGGACAGCATCGATATCGGTATCATCGACACCGGGATCGACTATCTTCACGAAGCGCTCGGAGCCGGTCCGATCCCGAACGGAAAGGTCGTCGGGGGATATGATTTTGTCAATAACGACAACGATCCGATGGACGACAACGGACACGGAACGCACGTCGCCGGCATTGCCGCCGGCTACGGGCCGCCTCCGCTCAACCTTCGGGGCGTCGCGTTCGGTGCGCACTTGTGGGCGTTCAAGTGTCTTAATGAGTCGGGTCAAGGCCTCTTTTCCCAGATCATCGCCGGAGTCAACCTGGCCCTCGATCCGGACAACAATCCTTCGACGCCGACACCAATCTCGGTTCTCAATCTGAGCATCGGCGGATCGGGCAACCCGAACGACGCGCTCTCCCACGCGATCGATAATGCGACGACCGGCGGAGTTGTGTGCGCCGTGGCGGCGGGAAATAGCGGTTCCGGATACTACACGATCAATTCGCCGGGATGCGCGCGAAAAGCCCTGACCGTCGGGGCGGTGAACAACACCGACGTGATCGCCTTTTTCAGCTCTCGCGGGCCTTCCAGCCTTTTGTTTGCGATCAAGCCCGATCTGCTCGCACCCGGATATCCGATTAATTCCGCCAAGCTCGGGGGCGGGTACCTTCTGGAGAGCGGGACATCGATGGCCACTCCGCACGTCGCGGGAGCGGCGGCGCTGATGCGCGAGCTCCATCCGGCCTGGACGGCCGAGGAGATCAAGGCGAGCCTCATGAACACGGCGCACGACGATTCGTACGATGTCTGGACTCAGGGTACCGGCCGCATGGACGTTTTCCATGCCGCCCAGGAGAGTGTCGTGGTCTCTCCGGCGACGTTGAGCTTCGGCTCGGACATCACGACGCTGAACAACTGGACGGTCAAGGAGACCCTCCAGATTTACAATTCGACGACCCTGCCCGAAATCTTCCAGCTATCGCTTCAATCGGCGACGCCGGGCGGCGTTTCGATTTCGTTAAGCCCGTCCACAGTGGCGGTCCCGATAGACGACTCCGCATCGGTCGTGGTCACGCTCACGGTCGACAACACGCTCTATCCTTATCCGACATCGTATCCGCCGGCGTACATCAACAAGGTCATCGTACAATCGACGCTGACATCGGAACATCTCACGGTTCCCTGCGCGTTCGTCAAGAGCCCGATCTTCAATCTCTCCTTCGACGTGCCGCCCACTCTCGTGATCATCCACAACAACAGAGACACGGCGTTTTTCAGCGTGGCCTTCTCGAACCTTATCGGTACCGGGCTAAGCCTCCTTGTGCCGGTGGATACCTACGATGTTGCGACTTACTTTTACGTCGATTCGCAGATGGTGATCACCGAGGGGGTCTACGTCGGCGGCTTTACGACGGTGAGCATCCACTCAACGGACGCCACGCACCTCCTGACTCTCCGGATGCTGGATGTCAACGGGAATGAAATCACCAGAAAGCGGACCGAGCTCGAGTCGATCGTCAGCAGGCGCTCCAGGTTCGGTGTCTCGCTGTTCGGACCCCAGAACCACACACGGCGATACATCTCCAACCTTAGTACAAACTACATTTATGAGCTTTCTGCGATCCCGGAATTTTTCAACGGGCAGAATTACATCTATGAATTCCCGTATGTGGTCAGTAACGGCGTCAGCACCGATCTGACGGTTCAAAACAATCCTTCCGATTTTAAACGGGTCGACTACAGGTTCAAGGTCCCATCGGCGACGAACAAGCTCTATCTGAGCTCTATCTTCTCCTCGCCTTCGTTCGGCCTGGGGACGACGGTCGGGACTCTCTCGCCGCCTTTCAACCTGGCTGCGTATTATCTGCCCACTCCCCGCGAGGAGAACTTCCCCTACGCGACCCACTGGCTGACCAGAAACACGCTCGACATCATCAACAATCTTCTGCATCGCACCGGATACAGCTCCATCAGCCAGCCCGACACGATGAAGTTCACATGGAGTACGACCGGGTATTATTCCGGTTCTTCGCAATTTGTCTCCAATCGAAACAAGTTCCAGGATGCCCTCGGTATCACCGCGCCGATGTGGGGGGGCAAGGTCATCAACCTGGGGACGCAATTCGACGTTCAGGTGGCGACGGACAGCTATTTTATCAATGCGCTCGGCGACCGGACCGCGGGCCCGTTCACCTATTCTCTCTCCACGAACGGGGTCCCGCTCGATTCGGGGGTCATACAAAACATGCCCCGGTACCATCTCGACACCCTGCTCACGGTGCCGGGCGGTCCGTACGAGTTCAACGTATTCTTCAACCAGTTCAACGTCGGCGCAAGGCAGGCGATCGCCGCGGCGAGGATGAAAGGAAATTCGAACAATCAGGGCACGATCCTCCCGAGATTCAAGAAGCTACAGTTCTTGCGGAACGGCGAGTTGCCCGACTCCCTCCCGGTGAACCAGCTGGCGGTGGTTCCGAAGGCGGATCAGGGACTCGACTCCGTCGGCGTCTGGTACCGGAGGTCGAGCAATCCCGTCTGGATACCGCTCAGTCTGTCTACGCATGATTCGACCTACCTCGCCGCGCTGCCGGAGACGCTCAGCGTCGGCTACTACTCCGCTCGCGTGAGAATCACCGACAACGCATCGAACGTCATGGACTACGACCTGGAACCCGGCTTTGCCATACCCGGCACCCTCGTCGACAAGACGGATCTCGTCTATGATACCATCCATGTCGGTTGCCGGCAGACCAAGACAATCAGCATCCAGAACCTCCGGTTCCTGGGCGACGTGCACGTCCAGTCGATCGTCTCCGACGATTCCGATTTCGTGCTTCCCGGAGGATCGAGCGCGTTCATCACGGCGTCGGAGAGCCTCAATGTCGCGGTCACGTTCTCGCCCCTTACCGAGGGAGAGAAACACGGCAATATTATTTTCACCATCGACGGAATCGCAACTCCCGAGACCGTCCATGTAAGCGGCGTCGGGGGAGGTCCCGGAAGCGAGATTAATGTTTCCGCAACGCTCGGCACGCGGTGGCAGCTCATTTCGGTTCCCGTCGATGCCTATTGCCGCTACGTCATGCCTGTTCTGTTCGGGTTCCGCGGGACCTATCTCATAAAGGACACGCTGAACCCCGGAGAAGGCTACTGGAAATACCTCGGCGACACCATGTTCATATTCACCGGCCAGCCGATCACGACCGACACGATCCAGGCCTACCAGGGATGGAACCTGATCGGTGCGATCTCGTACGGCGTCCCCACCGTCACGCTTTCCTCGATACCGGACGGGATGATCTCATCGCGGGTGTTCGGATATACGGCGGAGGGTTATTTCAAACCGGATAGCATTCTTCCGGGTCATGGGTACTGGGTGAAGGTGGGCGCCAATTGTAAGCTGGTTCTCACCAGACAACCGGAGGGCGCTCTGCCGAAGCCGGCTCAAGCCGATCAGCTGGCCGGGGCCTCCAGCATCACGATCACCGACGCGGCGGGAAGATCACGCTCGCTTTACTTCGGCCACAAGAGCGGTTTCCCGGCGGATCAACGGATTTTTGAACTCCCCCCCAACCCTCCCGACGGAGCCTTCGACGTACGGTACGCGACGAATCGCGAGTGCGAGATTATCGGGGATAGAGAGGCGCGGACTCTCCCGATCCGAATTCTCTCCGCGGAATATCCCATCACGGTCCGTTGGGACGTGAACTCCGGGGACGTGCTTGCAGTGCTGAACATCTCGGGGCAGAAGATTCATCTGGGCCAGTCGGGACATACTGTTGTGAACTCGCCGGCTGATACCCTGATGTTGAAAATTTCCGGAGAGTCGCGAATCCCGAAGACATTTGCACTCGACCCGAACCACCCGAACCCGTTCAACCCGCAGACGGTCGTTCCCTATCAGTTGCCCGTCGACAGCAGGGTCGATTTGAGAATATTCAACGCGCTGGGAGAAGAGGTCGTGACTCTCGCCCACGGCGAGGAACCTGCAGGATTCAAATCGGCAACCTGGAACGCAACCAACGTCGCGACCGGGGTCTACTTCTGCCGTCTGCAGGCTGTCAGCCTCGCAGATCCGGCGAGGACCTTCACCAAAGTCCAGAAGCTTGTCCTGATCCGGTAA
- a CDS encoding BrxA/BrxB family bacilliredoxin, which translates to MHDILVHQFKNEVTRLGVKDLQTPEEVDELLGNRKGTVLVFVNSVCGCAGGIARPALAMAMNHPVKPDTFATVFASGDREATERARSYFTGMPPSSPSFALLRDGKLVKMIHRSDIEVRGPQEVAALLTGSFDAFCSAVSKG; encoded by the coding sequence ATGCACGATATATTAGTCCATCAGTTTAAGAATGAGGTGACAAGGCTCGGGGTGAAGGACCTCCAAACCCCGGAAGAAGTCGATGAGTTGCTGGGAAACCGAAAGGGAACCGTGCTCGTATTTGTAAACTCCGTGTGCGGTTGTGCCGGGGGAATTGCGCGCCCTGCACTTGCGATGGCCATGAATCATCCGGTGAAACCGGATACCTTCGCGACCGTGTTTGCAAGCGGCGACCGGGAGGCAACCGAACGAGCGCGCTCCTACTTCACCGGGATGCCGCCGTCCTCGCCCTCGTTCGCACTCTTGCGCGACGGAAAACTTGTGAAGATGATTCACCGCTCGGATATCGAGGTCCGCGGTCCCCAGGAGGTTGCCGCCCTCCTGACCGGCTCATTTGACGCATTTTGTAGCGCCGTCTCGAAGGGGTAA
- a CDS encoding sigma-70 family RNA polymerase sigma factor: MNSTEEQADRNGAIDHAVREERRRLFDFILRRVRSREDAEDILQDVYYQLISSYSVTEPIERLTSWLFAVARNKIIDWYRKRKPGNSLSKSIAGSDGEFESSLPLNLEEILFDPGNTPDQAYARSTVWTELADALDDLPENQRQVFVMHELEGKSFKEIAELTGEGVNTLISRKRYAVLFLRERLQELYQEFEQP, encoded by the coding sequence TTGAATTCTACTGAGGAACAGGCGGACCGCAACGGTGCGATTGACCATGCGGTGAGGGAAGAGCGCCGACGGCTGTTCGACTTTATCCTCCGCCGGGTGCGATCCCGGGAGGATGCCGAAGACATACTGCAGGATGTTTACTACCAGTTGATTTCGAGCTACAGCGTGACCGAACCGATCGAAAGGCTGACTTCCTGGCTCTTCGCGGTCGCGCGCAACAAGATCATCGATTGGTACCGGAAGCGTAAACCCGGGAATTCGCTCTCGAAGAGTATCGCGGGTTCGGACGGAGAGTTTGAATCCTCGCTCCCGCTCAACCTGGAAGAGATCCTCTTCGATCCTGGAAATACCCCCGATCAGGCATACGCCCGGTCGACGGTCTGGACCGAACTCGCCGACGCGCTGGATGATCTCCCGGAGAATCAGCGGCAGGTGTTCGTCATGCATGAGTTGGAAGGGAAGAGCTTCAAAGAGATCGCCGAACTGACGGGCGAAGGGGTGAACACCCTGATCTCACGGAAACGGTATGCGGTCTTATTTCTGCGGGAACGGCTTCAAGAATTGTATCAGGAATTCGAACAACCATAA
- a CDS encoding trypsin-like peptidase domain-containing protein produces MPNLIQFMSTSQESKQEHPVQGSNGDLALLDAYSAAVTKVVDRLSPTVVKIDVSHHGRRRREYQARRRPGGPEQITGSGSGLIFTPDGFILTNSHVIHHAAVINVTLADGREFRGELVGDDPFTDIAVIRIHAQDLPVAALGDSQGIRIGELVIAIGNPFGFQCTVTTGVVSALGRSLHTGGGRSIDNVIQTDAALNPGNSGGPLVNSRGEVVGINTAAIPWGQGICFSIPVNTARLIAGYLMKDGKVSRAYLGIAGQVLDLARGALHAHALPGSRGVMVAHVERGGPAEKAGILVGDVIVQIDSKRVESIDDLHRHLTAGIVGKETHLIILRLEKKISLTLVPGELVAS; encoded by the coding sequence ATGCCAAATCTCATTCAGTTCATGTCGACCAGCCAGGAGTCCAAACAGGAACACCCGGTTCAGGGATCGAACGGAGATCTCGCTCTCCTCGACGCATACTCCGCCGCAGTCACGAAGGTGGTGGACCGCCTTTCTCCGACAGTGGTCAAGATCGATGTGTCGCATCACGGACGAAGGCGGAGGGAGTATCAGGCACGGCGGCGCCCGGGCGGCCCGGAACAAATCACCGGAAGCGGCTCCGGCCTGATATTTACGCCTGACGGGTTCATACTCACCAACAGCCACGTCATACATCATGCCGCGGTTATCAATGTCACGCTCGCCGACGGGAGGGAGTTCAGAGGGGAGCTCGTCGGGGACGACCCGTTCACCGACATAGCGGTGATTCGGATCCACGCACAGGATCTGCCCGTCGCGGCTCTTGGAGATTCGCAGGGAATCCGGATCGGGGAGCTCGTGATTGCCATCGGCAACCCGTTCGGATTTCAGTGCACGGTGACGACGGGGGTTGTGAGCGCTCTCGGCCGTTCGCTTCACACCGGCGGCGGAAGATCGATCGACAACGTCATTCAGACGGACGCCGCCCTCAATCCGGGAAATTCCGGCGGACCACTGGTGAACTCGCGCGGTGAAGTCGTGGGGATTAATACGGCTGCGATCCCCTGGGGCCAGGGCATCTGCTTCTCGATCCCGGTCAATACCGCCAGGCTCATCGCGGGCTATCTGATGAAGGATGGAAAAGTCTCACGTGCGTACCTCGGCATTGCCGGCCAGGTTCTCGATCTCGCCCGAGGCGCCCTGCATGCGCACGCGCTTCCGGGATCTCGCGGCGTGATGGTTGCGCACGTCGAGCGCGGCGGTCCGGCGGAGAAAGCAGGCATTCTTGTGGGCGACGTGATCGTTCAGATCGATTCGAAGCGAGTTGAAAGCATCGACGACCTGCACAGGCATCTTACCGCAGGGATCGTGGGAAAAGAGACGCATCTCATCATCCTGCGGCTGGAGAAAAAGATCTCTCTTACTCTCGTGCCGGGAGAGCTTGTAGCGTCCTAA
- a CDS encoding FAD-dependent oxidoreductase has protein sequence MPDYKYLIVGGGMTADAAVKGIREIDATGSIGIIGSEPHPPYDRPPLSKALWKGSPVEKIWRTTPPENLQIHSGKTATTLDPSTKTVVDDTGTSYRYRTLLLATGGTVRRFPWSVEGIIYYRTLDDYTRLRKETERGNTFAVIGGGFIGSEIAAALTLNGKKVTIIFPDNGIGAKIYPRKLSQFLNTFYQSKGVEIVPGESVAGIEANGGSFSIRTKQGKEFKVDGVVAGIGIEPNVALANSAGLKVENGIVVDEYTATSQPDIHAAGDVANFYNPALETRMRVEHEDNANSMGAAAGRNMAGARQPYHHLPFFYSDLFELGYEAVGDTDARLEMVEQWKEPYREGVVYYIGAGRVRGVLLWNTWDQVEHARRLIAEKGPFTPANVRGRLPA, from the coding sequence ATGCCTGACTACAAGTATCTTATCGTTGGGGGCGGAATGACGGCGGACGCGGCCGTCAAAGGTATCCGGGAGATTGACGCGACCGGTTCCATCGGGATTATCGGGAGCGAACCGCATCCGCCGTACGACAGGCCGCCCCTTTCGAAGGCGCTCTGGAAGGGATCCCCGGTTGAGAAAATCTGGCGAACAACTCCCCCTGAAAATCTGCAAATCCATTCCGGGAAAACCGCAACGACCCTCGATCCGTCCACGAAAACGGTCGTCGATGATACCGGTACATCGTACAGGTACAGGACGCTGCTTCTCGCGACCGGTGGAACGGTGCGGAGGTTCCCCTGGAGTGTCGAGGGTATCATCTACTACCGCACGCTCGATGATTACACGAGGCTGAGGAAGGAGACGGAGCGGGGCAACACGTTCGCGGTGATCGGAGGAGGATTTATCGGGTCCGAAATCGCCGCCGCCCTTACCCTGAACGGCAAAAAAGTTACGATTATATTTCCGGATAATGGAATCGGCGCGAAGATCTATCCGCGGAAGCTCTCGCAATTCCTTAACACCTTTTATCAGTCGAAGGGTGTGGAAATCGTTCCGGGTGAGAGTGTCGCGGGAATAGAAGCGAACGGGGGTTCATTCTCGATCAGGACGAAGCAGGGGAAGGAATTCAAAGTCGACGGAGTCGTTGCGGGGATCGGGATCGAGCCGAATGTCGCGCTGGCAAATTCCGCGGGCTTGAAGGTCGAGAACGGGATCGTCGTCGACGAATATACGGCGACGTCGCAACCGGACATCCATGCGGCGGGAGACGTTGCGAATTTTTACAATCCCGCGCTCGAGACAAGAATGCGCGTCGAACACGAGGACAACGCGAATTCCATGGGTGCGGCCGCCGGAAGGAATATGGCGGGAGCCCGCCAGCCATATCACCATCTTCCGTTTTTCTATTCGGATCTGTTTGAACTGGGATATGAAGCCGTCGGAGACACCGATGCGCGGTTGGAAATGGTGGAGCAGTGGAAGGAGCCCTACCGCGAGGGCGTCGTCTATTATATCGGGGCTGGAAGGGTCCGCGGAGTTCTCCTCTGGAACACGTGGGATCAGGTCGAACATGCGCGGCGCCTGATCGCCGAGAAGGGTCCCTTTACGCCCGCCAATGTGAGAGGCAGGCTGCCGGCTTGA
- a CDS encoding MFS transporter — protein MNEPEAKISSWKASLSPLSQPLFRALWIASIVSNIGTWMQEVGEGWLMTTLTTSPALVGLLETAVTLPMFLFSLPAGALADILDRRRILIFTQIWMLVAAALLGVLALTGGVTPGVLLLLSFFLSIGGAINGPAWQASIPDIVPKPELSSAIALGSVGFNLARAVGPALGGLVIAASGPWAAFILNAVSFLAVIVVLIRWRREHHESILPAERVMGAMRAGLRYVRFSPVLQSVLVRTGAFMIFASAMWATLPFIARHEMGLSAFQYGMLIGSFGTGAIAGAGVLASLRTRISIDAVVRVSTLCFAALILTLAFVRSFFPVAAAMFVGGMGWMSMMSSLTTAAMLASPSWVRARSMSLYILVFMGCFAAGGALWGFAGSHFGMSSTLSIAAFGLIAGLAATLRYRLASDGKVDLTPSMHWPAPEGVFEPHPDDGPVMITVDYRIKPENAPGFSAAIHALGKVRRRDGAIQWGVFTDLEDPEKHVETFIVESWAEHLRQHDRVTMADREVELKAQSFHSGPAVPEVRHLIYSSEDPPTGS, from the coding sequence ATGAACGAACCGGAAGCGAAAATTTCCTCCTGGAAGGCATCGCTCAGCCCATTGAGCCAGCCGCTCTTCCGCGCGCTCTGGATCGCTTCGATCGTCTCCAACATCGGCACCTGGATGCAGGAGGTCGGAGAGGGGTGGCTGATGACGACGCTGACCACCTCACCCGCGCTTGTCGGACTCCTTGAGACCGCTGTAACCCTCCCCATGTTCCTTTTTTCGCTCCCCGCCGGGGCGCTTGCGGACATCCTCGACCGGCGGAGAATCCTCATTTTTACGCAGATCTGGATGCTTGTCGCGGCCGCCCTCCTCGGAGTTCTGGCGTTGACGGGCGGAGTCACCCCGGGAGTGCTGCTCCTTTTGTCCTTCTTCCTGAGTATCGGCGGAGCGATTAACGGGCCGGCGTGGCAGGCCTCCATTCCCGATATCGTGCCGAAGCCCGAGCTCTCCTCGGCGATCGCGCTGGGAAGCGTCGGTTTCAATCTCGCAAGGGCGGTCGGCCCTGCTTTGGGCGGACTTGTGATCGCCGCATCCGGACCCTGGGCGGCCTTCATCCTGAATGCGGTCTCATTTCTTGCCGTTATCGTCGTCCTGATACGCTGGCGGCGCGAACATCATGAAAGCATCCTTCCGGCCGAGCGTGTCATGGGGGCGATGCGGGCCGGCCTGAGGTATGTTCGGTTTTCACCCGTCCTGCAGTCAGTCCTCGTTCGCACCGGCGCCTTCATGATCTTCGCAAGCGCGATGTGGGCCACGCTCCCGTTCATCGCTCGTCACGAGATGGGACTCAGCGCGTTTCAATATGGAATGTTGATCGGCTCATTCGGCACGGGGGCAATCGCGGGCGCCGGAGTTCTCGCTTCCCTTCGGACGCGGATCTCAATCGACGCGGTTGTGCGGGTGTCGACACTCTGCTTCGCGGCGCTGATTCTGACGCTCGCCTTCGTCCGCAGTTTCTTTCCTGTCGCCGCTGCGATGTTCGTGGGCGGAATGGGTTGGATGTCGATGATGTCGAGCCTGACCACGGCCGCGATGCTCGCCTCCCCATCATGGGTGCGGGCCCGTTCGATGTCCCTCTACATCCTGGTCTTCATGGGTTGTTTCGCCGCGGGAGGAGCGTTATGGGGATTCGCCGGGAGCCACTTCGGAATGTCATCGACACTCTCCATCGCCGCGTTCGGTCTGATCGCGGGCCTCGCCGCAACCCTCCGCTACCGCCTCGCCTCCGACGGCAAAGTGGACCTCACTCCCTCGATGCACTGGCCCGCGCCGGAAGGTGTGTTTGAGCCCCATCCTGATGACGGACCGGTAATGATCACAGTGGATTACCGGATCAAACCGGAGAACGCGCCGGGTTTCTCCGCCGCGATACATGCGCTCGGCAAGGTTCGACGCCGGGACGGGGCGATCCAGTGGGGCGTGTTCACGGACCTCGAGGACCCCGAGAAGCATGTTGAAACGTTCATTGTCGAGTCGTGGGCCGAACACTTGCGGCAGCATGATCGCGTGACAATGGCGGACCGGGAGGTGGAGCTGAAGGCCCAATCCTTCCACTCAGGTCCTGCTGTACCCGAGGTCAGGCACTTGATTTACTCCAGCGAGGATCCGCCCACCGGCAGTTAA
- a CDS encoding TetR/AcrR family transcriptional regulator, whose translation MTIATRKERQKEEMKGLILEAAMKLFVEEGFATVSLRRIAEKIEYSPSTIYLYFKDKDEILYALHTEGFNELYRRQEAIPKTKDPLERIRKHGEVYIKFALENHEYYNLMFIMRSPARKFENGEVWNVGLRSYEFFRRDVQAAIDAGVFKPAHPDIAAFSLWSHAHGIVSLILRNRCTMMDQQQLPAVAEQALHFVIDNMAAGSNKRSPRR comes from the coding sequence ATGACCATTGCCACCCGGAAAGAACGCCAGAAGGAGGAGATGAAAGGGCTCATTCTCGAAGCCGCGATGAAGCTCTTCGTTGAGGAGGGATTCGCAACCGTATCGCTCCGCCGTATTGCGGAAAAAATCGAATACAGTCCCTCGACGATCTATCTCTACTTCAAGGATAAAGACGAGATCCTCTACGCTCTGCACACGGAGGGATTCAACGAGCTCTATCGGCGCCAGGAGGCCATTCCGAAAACGAAGGATCCTCTGGAAAGAATACGCAAACACGGGGAGGTCTATATCAAGTTCGCGCTGGAGAATCACGAATACTACAATCTCATGTTCATCATGCGCAGCCCCGCAAGAAAATTCGAGAACGGGGAAGTATGGAACGTGGGATTGCGGTCTTACGAATTTTTCCGGAGAGATGTTCAGGCGGCGATCGACGCGGGAGTCTTTAAGCCCGCGCATCCGGACATTGCCGCGTTCTCCCTCTGGTCGCACGCGCACGGCATCGTCTCGTTGATCCTCCGGAACCGCTGCACGATGATGGACCAGCAGCAGCTCCCCGCGGTCGCCGAGCAAGCGCTTCATTTCGTGATTGACAATATGGCAGCCGGCTCGAACAAGCGTTCTCCCCGGCGTTAA